From the genome of Borrelia hispanica CRI, one region includes:
- a CDS encoding variable large family protein codes for MMMVMIVMRCNSGGVSGEVKDPEKVFLSEMVNLGKGFLDVFVSFGDMITGTLGGLKAETKKSEIGAYFTKIENTMKIVKGKLGEILEKNGHYTKVKGKVEEFIGEISKIEEGAKEAAGGASGSEVIGNAKKGGDAVAASKDSVVSLVKGIKAIVGVVLGEKEGNADNNIITEEKKEIGKLFGKKDGDRAQESEAAKVSASIGAVSGADILKAISSSKEDPQSDNNEGIEKAVDAAEIAIAIAKDDKKEIKDPAKKDAVIAAGIALRAMAKDGKFAAKKDEEKAANAVNGAVSSAVNKVLSTLTIAIRNAVDEGLKGISEILGEIKQGEGSKAKVSE; via the coding sequence ATGATGATGGTGATGATAGTGATGAGATGTAATAGTGGGGGAGTAAGTGGAGAAGTGAAGGATCCAGAGAAAGTGTTTTTGAGTGAGATGGTAAATTTAGGTAAAGGGTTTTTAGATGTTTTTGTGAGTTTTGGCGATATGATTACAGGGACGTTGGGGGGATTAAAGGCGGAAACAAAGAAAAGTGAGATAGGGGCTTATTTTACTAAGATTGAGAATACAATGAAGATAGTGAAAGGGAAATTGGGAGAGATTTTAGAAAAGAATGGACATTATACGAAAGTGAAAGGTAAGGTAGAGGAATTTATTGGGGAGATAAGTAAGATTGAAGAAGGGGCAAAGGAAGCAGCTGGGGGTGCTAGTGGTAGTGAAGTAATAGGGAATGCTAAGAAAGGTGGAGATGCAGTTGCTGCTAGCAAAGATTCTGTTGTTTCTCTTGTTAAGGGGATAAAGGCAATAGTTGGGGTAGTGTTGGGAGAAAAGGAAGGTAATGCTGATAATAATATTATTACTGAAGAAAAGAAGGAAATTGGTAAATTATTTGGGAAGAAGGATGGTGATAGGGCTCAAGAATCAGAGGCAGCTAAAGTTAGTGCATCAATAGGAGCAGTAAGTGGAGCTGATATATTGAAGGCGATATCTAGTTCTAAGGAAGATCCTCAATCTGATAATAATGAGGGAATTGAGAAAGCTGTAGATGCAGCGGAAATTGCTATTGCTATAGCTAAGGATGATAAGAAAGAGATTAAAGATCCAGCAAAGAAAGATGCAGTAATAGCAGCTGGTATAGCATTGAGAGCCATGGCTAAGGATGGTAAATTTGCGGCTAAAAAGGATGAAGAGAAAGCAGCAAATGCAGTAAATGGAGCAGTATCAAGTGCAGTAAATAAGGTGTTGAGTACATTGACAATAGCAATCAGGAATGCAGTGGATGAAGGTTTAAAAGGGATTAGTGAGATATTAGGAGAGATTAAGC